The sequence below is a genomic window from Flagellimonas marinaquae.
CTATCCCAACTTAATCGTGACGCAAACCTTGTCAAAAGCCTATGGTTTGGCAGGTATTCGGTTAGGCATATGCTATGCATCCGAAGAAATAATAAAGGTTTTGAACAAAATCAAACCACCGTACAATGTTAATCAATTAACTCAGCAAAGAGCACTCGAGCGTGTTTTAAACCAAGATTTGGTCAATAAAGAAATACTACAAATACTACAGGAACGAGATCAACTGATCACTGCTTTAAATAACTTGGGATTTGTAAAAAAAATATACCCCACCGACGCCAATTTTGTGTTGGCCAAGGTGGATAATGCCAACAAACGTTACCAACAACTTTTGGAAAAGCAAGTAGTGGTGCGAAACCGCAGTACGCAGCCGCTTTGTGAAAACACTTTGCGCTTTACCGTTGGTACACCAGAAGAAAACAAAAAATTGATAGCCACTTTAAAAGAATTGAACTAATGGCCAAAAAAGTACTATTTATTGATCGTGATGGAACGATCATCAAAGAAACTGTCGATGAGCAGATAGATGCCTTTGAAAAAATGATTTTCTATCCCAAGGCATTTACGTATTTAGGAAAAATTGCAAAGGAATTGGACTATGAATTGGTGATGATCACCAACCAAGATGGTTTGGGAACCGATATTTTTCCCGAGGATACCTTTTGGCCCGTTCATAATTTTATCATGAAATCTTTTGAAAATGAAGGTGTGGTTTTCGATGCGGTTTACATCGATAAAACCTTTCCAAAGGACAATGCCGACACTCGTAAACCCGGCACCGGCATGTTGACTTCCTATTTTTCCGAGGAATATGATTTGGAAAATTCATTTGTGATCGGTGACCGTTTGACAGATGTGGAGTTGGCCAAGAATCTTGGAGCGAAAGGCATCTTCATCAATGACAATACCCATTTAGGAACAGGAGAAATCACAGTAAAACGTGAAGAATTGGATGACTTCATCGCTCTGGAAAGTAATGATTGGGAGAAAATCTACGAGTTCTTGAAATTGGAAAATCGTATTGCTGAAATCTCACGTAAAACCAATGAGACTGATATTCAAATCAAAATAAACCTCGACGGAACTGGAAAAAGCAATATCAACACGGGATTGGCATTTTTTGACCATATGTTGGACCAATTGGCCAGACATGGACAAATGGATTTAAATATTAAAGTAGATGGTGATTTAGAGGTAGATGAACACCACACCATTGAAGACACAGCAATTGCATTGGGAGAGCTGTTTTCCAAAGCTTTGGGCAATAAATTGGGTATTGAACGCTATGGTTTTGCATTGCCCATGGATGATTGCTTGGCACAAGTGGCCATCGATTTTGGTGGTCGAAATTGGTTGGTTTGGGATACTGAGTTCAAGCGAGAGAAAGTAGGAGATATGCCAACCGAAATGTTCATGCACTTTTTTAAATCGTTCACTGATGGAGCCAAGGCGAACTTGAACATTAAAGCCGAAGGTACCAACGAACACCATAAAATTGAAGCTATATTCAAGGCCTTTGCCAAATCCATTAAAATGGCGGTAAAACGAGATGCTGAAAAAATGGTGTTGCCGTCTACTAAAGGAATGCTGTAAAAGTCAGAAGTACAAAGTCAGAAGTACAAAATAAAAAGTTAGGAACAGTCCAATGAGAAAGGATTTGAAGGATAGAACAAAAGCATTTGCTATTAGTACTTGGAACTTATGTTCAAATATTCCAAAATCTAGAGAGTTTAATGCCTATGTCAATCAATTAATCAGATGTTCGAGTTCTGTTGGAGCAAATTACAGAGCCTCACAACGAGCAAAATCTCGTGCCGATTTCATCAACAAACTCAAAATAGTTGAGGAAGAAATAGATGAAAGCATGTACTTTTTAGAACTTCTAATGGAAATAAGCGAAAATAACCTCTCAGAAATGAAATCATTGCACACCGAAGCAACTGAAATTTTAGCCATTGTTGTTTCATCTATTAAAACCGCACGAGAAAATGGGAAATAAAATAGAACTTCGTACTTCTAACTTCAAACCTTGTACTTTTCTATGAAAATTGTAATTATCGATTACGGAGCAGGAAACATTCAAAGCATCATATTTGCCATAAAACGGTTAGGATATGAAGCCGTTTTGAGTCATGATACCGAAGAAATCCGAAATGCCGATAAAGTTATTTTTCCTGGAGTTGGCGAGGCAAGTTCCGCTATGGAAAAATTAAGAGCCACGGGATTGGATACGCTTATTCCAAAGCTAAAACAACCAGTTTTGGGCATCTGTTTGGGCATGCAGCTCATGTGTAATGCTTCTGAAGAGGGCAACACCGAAGGATTAGGAATTTTTGATTTGGATGTGGTAAAATTTTCAAACAAAGTAAAAGTTCCTCAAATAGGATGGAACCA
It includes:
- a CDS encoding four helix bundle protein, with protein sequence MRKDLKDRTKAFAISTWNLCSNIPKSREFNAYVNQLIRCSSSVGANYRASQRAKSRADFINKLKIVEEEIDESMYFLELLMEISENNLSEMKSLHTEATEILAIVVSSIKTARENGK
- the hisH gene encoding imidazole glycerol phosphate synthase subunit HisH, producing the protein MKIVIIDYGAGNIQSIIFAIKRLGYEAVLSHDTEEIRNADKVIFPGVGEASSAMEKLRATGLDTLIPKLKQPVLGICLGMQLMCNASEEGNTEGLGIFDLDVVKFSNKVKVPQIGWNQISDLKSELFANVPDKSYIYLVHSFYAPIGKESIALSEYEVEYSAALQKDNFYGVQFHPEKSSEVGSGILQNFLNL
- the hisB gene encoding bifunctional histidinol-phosphatase/imidazoleglycerol-phosphate dehydratase HisB, with amino-acid sequence MAKKVLFIDRDGTIIKETVDEQIDAFEKMIFYPKAFTYLGKIAKELDYELVMITNQDGLGTDIFPEDTFWPVHNFIMKSFENEGVVFDAVYIDKTFPKDNADTRKPGTGMLTSYFSEEYDLENSFVIGDRLTDVELAKNLGAKGIFINDNTHLGTGEITVKREELDDFIALESNDWEKIYEFLKLENRIAEISRKTNETDIQIKINLDGTGKSNINTGLAFFDHMLDQLARHGQMDLNIKVDGDLEVDEHHTIEDTAIALGELFSKALGNKLGIERYGFALPMDDCLAQVAIDFGGRNWLVWDTEFKREKVGDMPTEMFMHFFKSFTDGAKANLNIKAEGTNEHHKIEAIFKAFAKSIKMAVKRDAEKMVLPSTKGML